One region of Termitidicoccus mucosus genomic DNA includes:
- the pyrR gene encoding bifunctional pyr operon transcriptional regulator/uracil phosphoribosyltransferase PyrR — MPTDIQSINARDTHAAIERLAHLILQRHPADEKLLFLGIANGGIVLARRLVLHFKHARAGTLDISFHRDDIGRHPIPKEFAPTHIPADVNGARIILVDDVLQSGRTINAALNELFDYGRPERVELAVLIDRGGRLLPIAPDFCALQLITAPDEKIIVHIDPDAPDKDRIAIAPTAPAKKKRAS; from the coding sequence GTGCCCACCGATATCCAAAGCATCAACGCTCGCGACACGCATGCCGCCATCGAGCGTCTCGCCCACCTCATTCTCCAACGCCATCCGGCGGACGAAAAGCTCCTCTTCCTCGGCATCGCCAACGGCGGCATCGTCCTGGCCCGCCGCCTCGTCCTCCATTTCAAGCACGCCCGCGCCGGCACGCTCGACATTTCCTTCCATCGCGATGACATCGGCCGCCATCCCATCCCGAAGGAATTCGCCCCCACGCACATCCCGGCCGACGTGAACGGCGCGCGCATCATTCTGGTCGATGACGTCCTCCAGTCCGGTCGCACCATCAACGCCGCCCTCAACGAACTCTTCGACTACGGACGCCCCGAACGCGTCGAACTGGCCGTGCTCATTGACCGCGGAGGCCGGCTCCTGCCCATCGCGCCCGATTTCTGCGCCCTCCAGCTCATCACCGCGCCCGACGAAAAAATCATCGTCCATATCGATCCCGACGCCCCGGACAAGGACCGCATCGCCATCGCGCCGACAGCGCCGGCGAAGAAAAAACGCGCCAGTTGA